One segment of Streptomyces sp. NBC_00576 DNA contains the following:
- a CDS encoding DUF721 domain-containing protein: MTADRSVSGESPDESSASSASPKPIPEPSGVDLARVALRAAKEAARARGDAAQQKKQARRGGGLRSGSGRDGRDPMALGAAINRLVTERGWEAPAAVGGVMGRWPQIVGEDLAKHCEPESYDEDERVLTVRCDSTAWATNVRLLAPQLVARLNEDLGQGRVRLIKVLGPNGPARRFGPLRAPGSTGPGDTYG, from the coding sequence ATGACGGCTGACCGGTCCGTGTCAGGGGAGAGCCCCGATGAATCCTCTGCATCCTCTGCGTCCCCCAAGCCGATCCCCGAGCCCTCCGGGGTGGATCTCGCGCGGGTGGCGCTCAGGGCGGCGAAAGAGGCGGCACGCGCGCGTGGGGATGCGGCCCAGCAGAAGAAGCAGGCGCGGCGCGGGGGCGGTCTGCGCTCCGGATCGGGCCGTGACGGGCGTGACCCCATGGCGCTCGGTGCGGCGATCAACCGGCTGGTGACGGAGCGCGGGTGGGAGGCGCCGGCCGCGGTGGGCGGGGTGATGGGCCGGTGGCCGCAGATCGTCGGCGAGGACCTGGCCAAGCACTGTGAGCCGGAGTCGTACGACGAGGACGAGCGGGTGCTGACCGTGCGCTGCGACTCGACGGCCTGGGCGACGAATGTGCGGCTGCTCGCGCCGCAGCTGGTCGCACGGCTGAACGAGGACCTCGGGCAGGGCAGGGTGCGGTTGATCAAGGTGCTCGGTCCCAATGGTCCGGCCCGCCGTTTCGGCCCGTTGCGGGCGCCGGGGAGCACGGGTCCGGGCGACACCTACGGGTGA
- the recF gene encoding DNA replication/repair protein RecF (All proteins in this family for which functions are known are DNA-binding proteins that assist the filamentation of RecA onto DNA for the initiation of recombination or recombinational repair.) has product MHVTHLSLADFRSYARVEVPLDPGVTAFVGPNGQGKTNLVEAVGYLATLGSHRVSSDAPLVRMGADRAIIRAQVKQGERQQLVELELNPGRANRARINRSSQVRPRDVLGIVRTVLFAPEDLALVKGDPGERRRFLDELITLRSPRMAGVRSDYDRVLKQRNTLLKSAALARRHGGRTMDLSTLDVWDQHLARVGAELLAQRLDLIAALQPLADKAYEQLAPGGGPLALEYKPSAPGEAHAREELYEQLMGALAEVRKQEIERGVTLVGPHRDDLHLKLGSLPAKGYASHGESWSYALALRLASYDLLRAEGNEPVLVLDDVFAELDTRRRERLAELVAPGEQVLVTAAVDDDVPHVLAGTRYSVSDGAVERA; this is encoded by the coding sequence ATGCACGTCACGCATCTGTCGCTGGCCGACTTCCGCTCGTACGCCCGGGTCGAGGTCCCGCTCGACCCGGGCGTCACCGCGTTCGTGGGCCCCAACGGGCAGGGCAAGACCAACCTTGTCGAGGCGGTCGGTTATCTCGCCACGCTGGGCAGCCACCGGGTCTCCTCGGATGCCCCCCTGGTCCGGATGGGCGCCGACCGGGCGATCATCCGGGCACAGGTCAAGCAGGGCGAGCGGCAGCAGCTGGTCGAGCTGGAGCTGAACCCCGGCCGGGCGAACCGCGCCCGTATCAACCGGTCGTCGCAGGTCAGACCCCGTGACGTACTGGGGATCGTACGGACGGTGCTGTTCGCGCCCGAGGATCTCGCCCTGGTGAAGGGCGACCCGGGTGAGCGGAGGCGGTTCCTCGACGAGCTGATCACCTTGCGCTCCCCGCGGATGGCGGGCGTGCGCTCCGACTACGACCGGGTCCTCAAGCAGCGCAACACACTTCTCAAGTCGGCGGCGCTGGCCCGGCGGCACGGCGGCCGCACGATGGACCTGTCGACGCTCGACGTGTGGGACCAGCATCTCGCGCGCGTGGGGGCCGAGTTGCTGGCCCAGCGGCTCGACCTGATCGCCGCGCTCCAGCCGCTGGCCGACAAGGCGTACGAGCAGTTGGCGCCCGGCGGTGGTCCGCTGGCCCTGGAGTACAAGCCGTCGGCGCCGGGTGAGGCACACGCGCGTGAGGAGCTGTACGAGCAGTTGATGGGGGCCCTGGCCGAGGTGCGCAAGCAGGAGATCGAGCGGGGCGTCACGCTTGTGGGACCGCATCGGGACGACCTGCATCTCAAGCTCGGCTCGCTGCCCGCCAAGGGATACGCGTCCCACGGCGAGTCGTGGTCGTACGCGCTGGCGCTGCGGTTGGCCTCGTACGACCTGCTGCGGGCCGAGGGGAACGAGCCGGTGCTGGTCCTCGACGATGTGTTCGCGGAGCTGGACACCCGGCGCCGGGAGCGGCTCGCGGAGTTGGTGGCGCCCGGCGAGCAGGTGCTGGTGACAGCCGCGGTCGACGACGACGTACCGCACGTACTGGCGGGGACGCGGTACTCGGTGTCGGACGGGGCGGTGGAGCGCGCATGA
- the gnd gene encoding phosphogluconate dehydrogenase (NAD(+)-dependent, decarboxylating), with amino-acid sequence MELGLVGLGKMGGNMRERIRRAGLTVIGYDRNPDVADVHSLKELVGKLSAPRVVWVMVPAGAPTQSTVDELAELLEPGDVVVDGGNSRWTDDEKHAEELAAKGIGFVDCGVSGGVWGLENGYALMYGGDAEHIAKVEPVFEALKPKGDFGAVHAGKVGAGHFSKMVHNGIEYAMMQAYAEGWELLEKVDSVTDVREVFRSWQDGTVIRSWLLDLAVNALDEDEHLDRLRGFAADSGEGRWTVEAAIDHSVPLPAITASLFARFASRQDDSPQMKMIAALRNQFGGHAVEAK; translated from the coding sequence ATGGAGCTCGGTCTCGTCGGCCTCGGCAAGATGGGCGGCAACATGCGCGAGCGGATACGCCGCGCAGGTCTCACCGTCATCGGATACGACCGCAATCCGGACGTCGCCGATGTCCACAGCCTCAAGGAGCTTGTGGGCAAGCTCAGCGCCCCGCGTGTGGTGTGGGTGATGGTCCCGGCCGGCGCCCCGACCCAGTCCACCGTCGACGAGCTCGCCGAGCTCCTGGAGCCTGGTGACGTCGTCGTGGACGGCGGCAACTCGCGCTGGACGGACGACGAGAAGCACGCCGAGGAGCTGGCGGCCAAGGGCATCGGTTTCGTCGACTGCGGTGTCTCCGGCGGCGTCTGGGGCCTGGAGAACGGCTATGCGCTGATGTACGGCGGCGACGCCGAGCACATCGCCAAGGTGGAGCCGGTCTTCGAGGCCCTCAAGCCCAAGGGTGACTTCGGCGCGGTGCACGCGGGCAAGGTGGGCGCCGGGCACTTCTCGAAGATGGTTCACAACGGCATCGAGTACGCGATGATGCAGGCCTACGCCGAGGGCTGGGAGCTCCTGGAGAAGGTCGACTCCGTCACGGATGTGCGCGAGGTCTTCCGGTCCTGGCAGGACGGCACGGTCATCCGCTCCTGGCTCCTCGACCTGGCGGTCAACGCCCTCGACGAGGACGAGCACCTGGACAGGCTGCGTGGGTTCGCGGCGGACTCCGGGGAGGGCCGCTGGACGGTGGAGGCCGCGATCGACCACTCCGTGCCGCTGCCCGCGATCACGGCGTCGCTGTTCGCGCGGTTCGCGTCCCGGCAGGACGACTCCCCGCAGATGAAGATGATCGCGGCGCTGCGCAACCAGTTCGGCGGCCACGCGGTCGAGGCGAAGTAA